Sequence from the Trichomycterus rosablanca isolate fTriRos1 unplaced genomic scaffold, fTriRos1.hap1 scaffold_139, whole genome shotgun sequence genome:
atttcttttaatgttgatgattataactgacaactaatgaaaaccccaaattcagtatctcagaaaattagaatattgtgacaaggtacaatattgaagacacctggtgccacactctaatcagctaattaactcaaaacacctgcaaaggcctttaaatggtctctcagtctagttctgtatgctacacaatcatggggaactgctgacttgacagttgtccaaaagacgaccattgacaccttgcacaaggagggcaagtcacaaaaggtcattgctaaagaggctggctgttcacagagctctgtgtccaagcacattaatagagaggcgaagggaaggaaaagatgtggtaggaaaaagtgtacaagcaatagggataaccgcaccctggagaggattgtgaaacaaaacccattcaaaaatgtgggggagattcacaaagagtggactgcagctggagtcagtccttcaagaaccaccacacacagacgtatgcaagacatgggtttcagctgtcgcattccttgtgtcaagccactcttgaacaagagacagcgtcagaagcgtctcgcctgggctaaagacaaaaaggactgctgagtggtcccaagttatgttctctgatgaaagtaaattttgcattacctttggaagagaaggagaggcacagaatccacgttgcttgaggtccagtgtaaagtttccacagtcagtgatggtttggagtgccatgtcatctgctggaaTAAGGGACCAAATGCCTTAGCAACAGCCCTGAATGTGTGTTGATAAGAGCATAAGGTGATATTTACCAAAAAACTACATATCTCGTTCTGTAATGAAATGGTTAACTATCATATAATATTGCACAGATAACTGAAGACGAATCAAGTGCCCAAGAATGGTGCCCAATTTATCTAGGCACAATGTTAACCATTTCATTTTCTAATATCAATAAGTTAAATTCAGTTCAGTACTTCATGTGTTCTTAATTTGGAATTCAttctaattaaaagaaaaagtgtTAACCCCTAGAGCAACAGTTTACAACAATGGAGCGGGGACCCCACATGAGGTCACCTGAGAagagattttaattattttaacagcTAAATCTAACCAatttcattaaataataaaatatgattaGCATTTTATAAATCTGAATGTCAGGTACATGAGGTTTGATCGTACAGTCTGTTTGTCCACATGTGCTGGATTACAATATGCGCAGTTTATTAATACAATGAATCTATTAAGATCTATTATGATTaacatacaaaattgtccatgactgtgtttgacattatagacttgaactgatgaattttgtgtaaccagtaattacctgtccttttatgaatgtaaccaaagggtgtaaaaacatgatgttctatctatttcctcggctgctcccgtttaGGGGTTGCAGGCGGaccgtgatccgcattattattattattattattttttattattattattatttttttaatttctccccctttagcgcatccaattgtccaattagtatcgtgcttcctctctgtctatgccgaaccctgccctgacagaggagatcgaagctaacccatatcccctccgaaacactggcagcagccggatgcatctttgccatccacacattgatgagtttggcgccacctagcgctgcatgcggagagacacaccctaagggcaccctccctcatctcttgtgtaggcgcctcttaatcagccggcagagatcgtaatcgcattctgacagagagagacccaacCCCTCCGGTCTCCAATCCCACCCCCCacctaaacaacaggccaatctttgttcatatagccacccagccttCGACCggctgaaggcagagctggaatcgaaacgacgcactttcgaaatccagctctggttgcagcgcatgtttttactgctgcgccacctgagcggcatgatccgcattattgatttggcacagttcttATGCCGGATGCCTgttctgacacaaccctccctatttatctgggcttgggaccggcactacaatgcactggtttatgcatcctagaggcttggtatctataggacaattcagtgtctccaattagcctggctgcatgtttttggactgtgggaggaaaccggagcacccggaggaaacccacgcagacagggggagaacatacaaacttcacacagaaaggacacggaccttcttgctgtgaggcatcagtgctacccaccatgccgccctgtaaaaacatgatgttaaaatcctaaaaaataaaatatgaaataattctgcttttcctgacacaaccctcctatttgtaTCTAATCTTGGGCTTGGAACTGAGAGCGTACTGAAAAATGCACCTCCTAATGACTATTcagtcatatttttaattcattacatgaaaactgacatttctgactctttggttttacttttaatcagtatagcttatagcttataaaaatcaaaaatccaggatatcacatgtaaattatatgaacatattacatgtaaattaaaaacagcttgaaacacgtgtaatgaatatacaatttgacagtttacattaaattatgaacaaaaatattacttcatgatatctaattgcaagaaaagcggtagaaagacagttgggtagtttttttccgactcggacacagcactgtggtatattgaaaatacgaggggtctcagccaacttggacccggatgtgacgtttcataaggtcgacacgtcacgaCTTAACAAGCGGATAGGAATCAAAACCACTGTGATCTGCCCAGCAACAGAGAAGCATGTGAAGAAATACCTGCGCCAGGAGACCTTCCTCATCAACGAAACTGAGGATGATTATCGTTCCATCACTCTTCCTCACATAACCCAACAAAGCTTCAGTGTGCAGGTTGGTCTTCTTCACATTATCACACCTGCTTCTATCATTTCCTCCAAAGTAGTGCATCATGTTGTGTTGTTGGTCAGTGactacagggcggcacggtggcttagtgggtagcactgtcgcctcacagcaagaaggtcctgggttcgatccccaggtggggcggtctaggcctttctgtgtggagtttgcatgttctccccgtgtctgcgtgggtttcctccgggtgctccagtttcctcccacagtccaaagacatgcaagtgaggtgaaatggagatacaaaactgtctgtgtttgacattaaacctgtgaagtgatgaatcttgtgtaatgagtacagtgatggcatagttaccttgaaaaagtaatctgatttatGATaatgattactcctttaaaaagtaacttagttactttattgattacttgattttaaaagtaactaagtaagttagattacaagttactttattagttacattcagcagctgccgacACCCCCCGCCGCCTCAACGTAAAAATGACAACCAGTTTTGCCAATACTCACTTTATTGGAAGTTTTTAACAGTAACAATGTATCTCCTGACATTTAAAGTTGAACTGAAAAACTATTTCCTGAAAAAAATActtgtttttataaaatataaaatctttaGCTGACACATTCAAAATAGTGCCTGTATTTCCAGCTAGAAAACGCGCATCTCTCTCCTCCCTCCATTGTTTACGTTTGTGTCGTTGCGTGGTATTACACGTGAGTTGTCCTCATGCTGAAaacgtgacttaattgtcgcataggccagacgtcactccccgagacacaagaagaaagcaaaaatatatctttttactaaggaaaatgacaaaaatagtaacgcacagtaacttggataagtaactttaatctgattactggattggaaatagtaacgcgtaagattacttgttactgaaaaatgtggtcagattagagtaacgcgttactgacatcagtgaatgagtaactaccgttcctgtcatgaatgtaaccgaagagtgtaaaacatgacgttaaaatcccaataaacaaacatacctgactacggatcagaaggttgctgattcaaaccccaccactgccaagttgctatcGTTGGGCCAACGAACATGGCCCCGAACCCTACACTGCTCATATTGCATTTgagcagaaatgtaaatgtgttagaCCTGTACTTCATAAGGTGCATTTTTGTTCTGCAGTGGGTTTACAACATTCTGGAAAAGAAAGCTGAAGCTGACAGGATTGTGTTTGAAGATCCAGACCCTCATGTCGGCTTTGTCCTCCTGCCAGATTTTAAATGGGACCAGAAGCAGGTGAGTGAATGCTTTAGCATTTTCTAAGTTGTGACCCTCAGGTGGTGCAGAAGTAAAATACACTAACCCACTTCTGATGAGAGCCAGGGTTCAAAGCTCAGCattgctatcggccagtcaggtgtctgcaaagacataattggctacgTCTGAGGCGTGGAGAGGGGGGTGGGGTCTTAGTGCCAGTCCTGAACCCATATTAAAAGAAGGattgtgtcagaaagggcatccagtgtaaaaactgtgctaaaTCTGGTATGCAGACtagaatgatccgctgtggcgaaACCTAAATACGGGAGCTGACGAGAAAGATGTGTTTTCTTAGCTAAATCAAGATATAAGGACAAATACAGCATTCATTTAATATCAGAGTTACAGATTTACTGCTTCATGTAATAatttgaaatgtttatttaattcttcttctttttcagcTGGAGGATTTATATCTGATTGCCATTGTACATCGGCGGGACCTGAAGAGTTTAAGAGATCTTACTCCAGACAATCTTCCTTTATTAAGAAACATCCTTGAAAAGGGGGTGGTaagtcatttcatttcattttatgttttaccccagctttatcttggtctgggtcatggtggatccagtttccccagaatcactgggtgcaaagcagtAACTTACCCCGGATAGGAGGCCAATCCACCCTTGGCTATCTCCCCCTTTTcatacatagccaatcatgtttgtatgtagatgcctggccatcCGATAGTCTCTCTGGatatttaaattctaaattccagtgatagtgggctagtgtaatttagtgCCTGGAGTGGTAAGTACTAAAGAATACTGACACAAATATTTACCAAGACATAAATTAATTGTGTCAAAAAGTAAACTTgccatattttataaatatgtgCAGTGCAAGCCAATTAAATTATGTTACAATACTAATTGTGACCTGTTTAATTAATATGGGGTATTGTCATATTTGGCAAAAAATAAGGCTGTCAGATAAAAATGTATCTGGATTTTCcaaatctttccacaatattatgaatagtagatggtgaaagactagtTAAGTAAGCGAAGAAAATGTTAAAActgctttttattaaaatgcatcACTACTTTCACAGGAAGCCATTGGGAAGAAGTACAATGTTCCCTCGTCTAAGCTGCGGATGTACCTGCACTACCAGCCGTCCTACTACCACATCCATGTGCACTTCACCTCTCTAGATTATGAAGCTCCAGGATGTGGAGTAGAGAGAGCACATCTGCTTACAGATGTTATACAGAACCTGCAGGTCCAACCTGAGTATTACCAAAAACGCACCCTCACCTTCCCCATACGGGCAGATGATGCACTGCTGACCAAGTTCAGAGAAGCAGGAAAGATTTagctgctttgtgtgtgtgtgtgtgtgtgtgtgtgtgggtgtgtggaggGTGAGGGTTTGTTTTTCTAAATCAGACTaggattaaaattttaacatccTGACCCCAGTGTTCTTTGGAAATATGAGGACTATACAGAGAAGTCATTCATGCAACAATATGTAGATTTTGTGTGGCACACAGTGCAGTGGGTAGCGGgtatgggtttgattccccaatCAGGCAGGCAGGGTTTGGGGTTCCTTTCTGTTTGGGGTTTGCATGATCTCCCTttgtctaaagacatgcagtcaggtcagctATTTAactgccctaggtgtgagtgtgtgtctgccctgtgatggactggtgtttTCTGCccttcgcccaatgaatcagacccaccatgacccagaccaggataaagcggtggcaaaacacagtgaatgaatgaatagattttGTCATAATTTCAGAAATCCTGCAGTGTTTAATAGAAATTTTTTTTGTACAATAAAGACGCTTTGAGTGgtttatcattttaaatgtaggtaTACAAAGTCTGAATGGCTTCATGATGTGAATTCATTTTGTGGTAAAGCCAAAGCTTTGTGGTTTCTGGGCCTCATACTGAGAGTCGAGAACTCTTCTGAAGAGATTATGTCC
This genomic interval carries:
- the LOC134305453 gene encoding m7GpppX diphosphatase-like is translated as MQVDTSRLNKRIGIKTTVICPATEKHVKKYLRQETFLINETEDDYRSITLPHITQQSFSVQWVYNILEKKAEADRIVFEDPDPHVGFVLLPDFKWDQKQLEDLYLIAIVHRRDLKSLRDLTPDNLPLLRNILEKGVEAIGKKYNVPSSKLRMYLHYQPSYYHIHVHFTSLDYEAPGCGVERAHLLTDVIQNLQVQPEYYQKRTLTFPIRADDALLTKFREAGKI